A window of the Triticum dicoccoides isolate Atlit2015 ecotype Zavitan unplaced genomic scaffold, WEW_v2.0 scaffold11093, whole genome shotgun sequence genome harbors these coding sequences:
- the LOC119342953 gene encoding S-(+)-linalool synthase, chloroplastic-like produces MADDVLQKFTNDNGDFNLRHSKDLRGLLSLHDMSHLNMGEASLYKAKEFSSKHMKFALKYLEPNLARYVMKSLDHPYHVSLRQYKARHHLSYLQNLPTRHTAIEKLALAEFQMKKLQHRSEMQEVKRWWVDLGLSQEIPAARDQVLKWYMWSMTILEGFSFSRYRVEATKVISMVYIVDDIFDLVATQEELSRFNEAIKMWDLAAAESLPSYMILCYKALYTITNDIADMVRKEHGLNPINHLKQAWATLFDGFMIEGKWLSTNQVPTSEDYLRNGVITSGAPLLFMHLVFMLGHDLTEDNNDHILKVVSCPAKIMRLWDDMGSAKDELQEGLDGSYKDLYQRENPHADAEKHMLDMIAREWEDLNREYFSQTKSTIPPSFIGASLNFARMVSIMYGYDDEQRLPALEDYTRMLLF; encoded by the exons ATGGCAGACGATGTTCTTCAGAAGTTCACAAACGATAATGGTGATTTCAACCTTAGGCATAGCAAAGACCTTAGAGGGTTGCTGAGCTTGCATGACATGTCACACCTCAACATGGGAGAAGCTTCACTCTACAAGGCAAAGGAATTCTCAAGTAAGCACATGAAATTTGCACTTAAGTATTTGGAGCCAAACCTTGCGAGATATGTGATGAAGTCACTAGACCATCCCTACCATGTGAGCCTGAGGCAATACAAGGCTAGGCATCATTTGAGTTACCTCCAGAACTTGCCTACTAGGCACACTGCAATTGAGAAGCTGGCACTTGCAGAATTTCAGATGAAGAAGTTGCAACATCGGAGTGAAATGCAAGAGGTTAAGAG ATGGTGGGTGGATTTGGGATTGTCTCAAGAAATTCCAGCTGCAAGGGACCAAGTTCTGAAATGGTACATGTGGTCCATGACTATCCTTGAGGGTTTCTCCTTCTCAAGATACCGGGTTGAGGCCACAAAGGTTATCTCAATGGTCTACATTGTGGACGACATCTTTGATCTTGTCGCCACACAAGAGGAGCTCTCTCGCTTTAATGAGGCGATCAAA ATGTGGGATCTTGCAGCTGCCGAGTCACTGCCGAGTTACATGATATTATGTTACAAGGCTCTTTATACCATCACAAATGATATCGCTGATATGGTCAGAAAAGAGCATGGATTGAACCCTATCAATCATCTCAAGCAAGCA TGGGCAACCTTGTTTGATGGATTCATGATCGAGGGAAAATGGCTATCTACTAATCAGGTTCCTACATCGGAGGACTACCTAAGAAATGGTGTCATCACTTCAGGAGCACCACTTTTATTTATGCATCTTGTATTCATGCTTGGGCATGATTTAACGGAGGACAACAACGACCACATCCTCAAGGTCGTCTCCTGCCCTGCGAAGATCATGAGGCTCTGGGATGACATGGGGAGTGCAAAG GATGAGTTGCAGGAAGGGCTAGACGGATCATACAAGGATTTGTACCAGAGAGAAAaccctcatgctgatgcggagaagCACATGTTGGATATGATAGCGCGTGAATGGGAGGATCTAAACAGGGAATACTTCTCTCAGACAAAGTCCACAATACCACCTAGCTTCATCGGGGCGTCTCTCAACTTTGCAAGGATGGTCAGCATCATGTATGGCTATGACGATGAGCAGAGGCTCCCCGCCTTGGAGGATTACACTAGGATGTTGCTCTTTTGA